The sequence ATTTGTGGACAAAATATCAGGAAAATGCGACGCGACCGTGACCTTACTCAGGAATATATGGCCTTCGAAATGGGTATTTCTCAAAAAGCATATTCTGATATCGAAAATTCAAAAGTGAAAATCAATCTGGAGATTCTCACAAAAATTTCAAACATCCTCAATATAAAACCCTCGGAAATCTGCAGTATCTCTCACAAGTGCGGTACAAATGATTATGAAGACAAATACAATGAGCTTATTGAATATATGAAGAAAAATAATATTGCTTTGCCCCAAAATTTGTAACAATTTCATCTATCCTTATATATAGATTTTTCTTTAGTAGCAATTTCCGGCTTTCACTACTCGCTTTTTTGCGCCCTGCTTTTTCTTTGCAGCAAAAAGAGCTCAAACAAGCCGTTTAATCCGGGCTATTTTAAAAATTGTTCCATTTAGTAGATAATACCTAATATCATTAGAAGCAAAAATATTAAAAAGCCACGGAGTGGCGTCCTGTTAATAGGATAAGATGTTACCAAAATACGAGATAGCGCTCCTTCGGAGCGCTACCTTTGTAGCAAAGCATATGAATTTAGAATCAAAGCTCCATGGGAGCGACACATAGATCACAAGTCCT is a genomic window of Chryseobacterium scophthalmum containing:
- a CDS encoding helix-turn-helix domain-containing protein, which encodes MKICGQNIRKMRRDRDLTQEYMAFEMGISQKAYSDIENSKVKINLEILTKISNILNIKPSEICSISHKCGTNDYEDKYNELIEYMKKNNIALPQNL